TGCGCAAGGTTAATTATAACAATATGCCGATACCGATGTCAACACAAAATTCGCATTGGCTGGAGATAAAGCTATTGCTTCAATCCCGCCTCGTATATTTGGGTTGCCTCGGCATGTATATCGGCTATGCGCTTCACATCGACTTTCCACTTGCGGTCATAGGTCATGTAGCCGTTACACTCAGTTTCTATATCATTGAGCTGGACATAACACTGACCGCACAGCATGCCGGTTTTGGCAGTGTCGAGAACCCAACTCACATAACTGTTATACCATTTCTCATCAGCCTTATCGAAATCGTTCAATGTCCATTCGCTGCGAATAAAAGGCTGACCCTGATAATTATAAGGCCATTCCGGCCCACCTTCACCGCGCATCCAGGATATAACCTCTTTGTTGCCATGCCCATGGACGTCAAAAATATCGGTTTTTACATGCAGACACCCACTGTTGTCGACCACAGGCCGGGTGGGATCCAGTTGCTTCAAGAGCCTATATGCCTTTACATACTGCAAGGCCTCAGCTGCATCTTCCTTCTGGTGCATCCAGCCTTCGTTGCAATAGGTCCAGGCCATTATGCATGGGTGATTGTAATCTCTCTTGATTGTTCGCTCCCATATCGCATTTGCAATCTGCACTGCTCGCAAAGAAAAATGACCCTCAGCCGCATTTGCCATCTCACCCCACACCAACAGCCCCATCTTATCACACAGATACAAGAAACGTGGATCCTCCACCTTCTGGTGCATCCTGATCCCATTCAAACCAAGCTCCTTGCACCACTCGATATCTTTCACGAAGTCCTCGGGCGAAGGCGGAGTTAACAGTCCGTCCGGCCAATAACCCTGCACCAGAGCCATGTTCAGCCAAATCGGCTTGTTGTTGAGCAAAATTTTGTTTCCGTCAATGCCTATGGCGCGAATCCCAAAATAGGACTGCACCTTATCGACAAGCATCCCGTGTTGCAATAGCTCAAGATCAATGTCGTAGAGCACGGGGTTCTCAGGTGACCAGAGCTGAGCGTCAGGCATCGACAGACTGATCTGCGCCTTTGAGCTGTTCACCGGCGCTAAAACGCTTGTGACCTTCCTGCCGTTATGCAAAACGGTTACCCTGACTTCATCACCGCCGGACACATTCACTGCAATATCAGCCCCGCGTGGTTCAATCCTGGGTGTGACCTTGAATGACTCTATGGCGCTGCCGGGCACAGCCTCCAGCCAAACCGGCTGCCATATGCCTGTAATATGTGTGTAATGCCACCGGTTCTGACCGCTTGGCCGCTGCTTTCCACGCGGCTGGGCAGGATCATATGGATCATCGAACACTCTAACGACTACCTGGTTATCGCCATCCTTTAAGAACGGGGTGATATCAAAGCTCATCGGCACATAGCCACCTTCGTCCTTACCAGCTTCTTTGCCGTTGATCCACACTGTCACGGCATAGTCCACTGCACCAAAATTGAGGCGAACATGCTTGCCTGAAAACTTTTCGGGGACGTTAAAGCTGCGCGAATACCATACAACTTTGTGATGCTCAGTCTCACCGATACCGGATAGTTTTGCTTGATAAGGATAGGGAACGTTGATTTTGCGGTTGAAGTGATGCCCAGCAAACCATTTTTCGTTCAAGCCTGCATCTTTGTCATCGAATGCAAAGTCCCATTTGCCATCTAGACTTGTCCATTCACTGCGTCGAAAATCAGGACGGGGATAGCTTAAATCAACATTGTTTGCCTGGCACATGGTGGCAACAAATAGGCAGCAAAACACTAAAGGGGTGACCACTTTTTTTAGCACTTTCATACTCCTCTTTATTAGACCCAGCGGTCAAATATCTCTTCGAACTCTTCCCTGCTTCCGGCTTCTCTTACTGGAGAGAATGTGATGATGGTCACAGTATCCATAGGAGTTACCACGCGGTCGTAGATCCTCGATAGCAGGGTCATTACATCTTCAGCACTGCGAAACTCCAGGTTCTCTTTTTCGATATCCATGTTGGTGAGGTCGCCGACTTTTTTGACCACGACATCATCTATAATGGCCGTAAAGAGTTTCTGACGCACCTGATATCGCCGACCAACGGTTATCCAGATGATCTGGCCACTCTGATATTTATGTGACTTGTCACCGAGCCTGATAGTCGCACTCTTGCGCCCTCGCATAAGTGCATCCGCATAAAGCTCAGGATAGAAGTTGATTGCAAACATTTATTTACTGGTTTCTCCATATAAGCAATGAAGCCATTGTAGACCCCGCCGGATATGCTGTCAAGCAGGCATAGGTTGCAGCACCATAATATGTATATTTTCCCTCTCAATCACGCTTTTCACATCATTAGTGCTGAGGATGTCAAAGCGAAGCGCCACCCCACAATCACTGGCCAGTTTGCGTGGTGTCGGGATCAGTTTACACTCCAAGCCGGCTGCCTTGAGCACGCTCTCTGCCCGAAATGCTCCCGATGAGTTGTGGAATGTAATAACTGCATAGTTCATTTCGACACAATTTCCTTAACTGCCTGTAGAGCCTGATCTATCTCTGACGCAGTTGTCAGTGGACTGATGCTAAAACGA
The DNA window shown above is from bacterium and carries:
- a CDS encoding ASCH domain-containing protein, producing MFAINFYPELYADALMRGRKSATIRLGDKSHKYQSGQIIWITVGRRYQVRQKLFTAIIDDVVVKKVGDLTNMDIEKENLEFRSAEDVMTLLSRIYDRVVTPMDTVTIITFSPVREAGSREEFEEIFDRWV
- a CDS encoding DUF3343 domain-containing protein → MNYAVITFHNSSGAFRAESVLKAAGLECKLIPTPRKLASDCGVALRFDILSTNDVKSVIERENIHIMVLQPMPA
- a CDS encoding glycoside hydrolase family 2, with amino-acid sequence MKVLKKVVTPLVFCCLFVATMCQANNVDLSYPRPDFRRSEWTSLDGKWDFAFDDKDAGLNEKWFAGHHFNRKINVPYPYQAKLSGIGETEHHKVVWYSRSFNVPEKFSGKHVRLNFGAVDYAVTVWINGKEAGKDEGGYVPMSFDITPFLKDGDNQVVVRVFDDPYDPAQPRGKQRPSGQNRWHYTHITGIWQPVWLEAVPGSAIESFKVTPRIEPRGADIAVNVSGGDEVRVTVLHNGRKVTSVLAPVNSSKAQISLSMPDAQLWSPENPVLYDIDLELLQHGMLVDKVQSYFGIRAIGIDGNKILLNNKPIWLNMALVQGYWPDGLLTPPSPEDFVKDIEWCKELGLNGIRMHQKVEDPRFLYLCDKMGLLVWGEMANAAEGHFSLRAVQIANAIWERTIKRDYNHPCIMAWTYCNEGWMHQKEDAAEALQYVKAYRLLKQLDPTRPVVDNSGCLHVKTDIFDVHGHGNKEVISWMRGEGGPEWPYNYQGQPFIRSEWTLNDFDKADEKWYNSYVSWVLDTAKTGMLCGQCYVQLNDIETECNGYMTYDRKWKVDVKRIADIHAEATQIYEAGLKQ